The genomic region TTCGATTGATAAAAGAATTACTATAATAATGTAAGAATTATCTTATATAGAAGGGAAGCAGTTATTATGAGTAATGATTTAATTGATCGTTTCAACAAGTTAGCAAACACTAATGATTTCTTTAATGATTTTGGTCGTTCATTCTTTAATAGTTGGAATAATGAAATCAAACCTTTAAAGAGTGATATCAAAGAAACTGATAAAGAATATATCATCAAGATTGACATGCCTGGTGTTGATAAAAAAGACATCGCTGTAAACTTTAAAGACGATGTTTTAACCGTTGATGCTAAGCGTGAATCATTTAGCGATGATAGCGATAAAAAGGGTAATATGATTGCTAGTGAACGTGATTACGGTACTTACAGCCGTTCATATCGTTTGCCAAAAGTTGATAGTAAACAAATTGTTGCTAAATACACTGATGGGGTTTTGACAATTACATTGCCAAAGACAAAAGAAGAAATCGATAGTAACCATAATATCGATATTCAATAATTAACTCTTAACTTTAACAATTAAAAATTTAAATCTGACTTTAAAGGCGAACTCATATCATTGTCGGTATGAGTTCGCTTTTCTGTATATAAAATTATCTACGCAGTGAAAAAAATCAAACTGAGTGCTAAACTAAATTAGTCAGAATAATAAAATAATAGAGAGTAGGTTCGATATGCAAAATGCATCCAAAAAAACGAGTTGGTTAGTATTAATTGCAATTGGAATGGGAGTATTAATGGCTATGCTTGATGTGACAATTGTTAATGTTGCATTACCAACTATTCAACGTGAATTCCACACAAACTATATTACTACTCAATGGGTTGTCAATGCATACACTTCAACATATGCTATTTCAATCTTATTGATTAGTAAATTAGGTGATATGTATGGTAAAAAACTTTTCTTTATCCTTTCGCTTTTAATCTTTACAACTGGTTCACTTTTATGTTCAATCGCCCCTAATAGTCTTATTTTAAATATTTCCCGGGGAATTGAAGGAGTTGGCGGTGCTGGCATTTTAGGATTATCAATGGCATTAATTGGTGATAACTATGAAGGAGCACAAAGAGCTTTTATTTTAGGAATTTGGGGAAGTATCGTTGGTTTTGGAACTTCGATTGGCCCGCTTGTTGGAGGAGTTTTAGTACAATATTTTAATTGGCGTTCCATTTTCCTCATTAATATCCCTATTGGAATTTTAGCAATTTTAATTGGAATTAAATTCATTACTGAAAAACACTATGAAGTAGACCATCATATAGATATTTTAGGGATGATTTTAAGTACAAGTATGGTTTTCTGTTTAGTTTTTGGTTTATTAAATAAAGAAAATAATATTAATGCAAGTTGGTTAACACCTAATATTTGTGGATGGATAATTAGTAGAATTATTTTGTTGATTATTTTTATTTTATGGGAAAAACATTACGACCATCCAATGATGAACCTTGACTTATTTAAAAATTCTTCTTTTGTAGGTTCATGCATTGCCGCTTTCACAATAACATTAGGCCTTTTCTCATTCTTTACATATTTGACTATCTTAATGCAGGACTATATGCAGTATTCACCTTTAGAAGTTGGATTACAACGTTTACTAATTAGTGCTTTTCCACTCTTTTTAGGCGCATTTGTAGGATTCTTAGTTGGAAAAATTGGAAGTCGAATTGTCACAACTGGATCATTATTACTTGAAGCATTGGGGGTGTTGTCTATGAACTTAATGCTTGGATATCATTTAAATTGGACTTTCCTGATCCCTGCATTTATTTTTATGGGATTAGGTAACGCTGGTATTAATCCAGCAATTTCAAATGCTGCACTTCTAAATGTAGAACCACAAAATATGGGAATGGCTTCTGGAATTAATAGTGTTTGTCGTCAATTTGGAAATTGCTTAGGAATCGTTGTTTTAGGCTTAATTGTTGGTGATGGTTATCATCATAGTATATTAAAACATTTAGGTAACACCGATATTAGCCAAGCAATTATTCAAGCAGGTCCTTTTTCAGGAATGGAAATGGCTAAAAAATTTCATAATATCCCCGGAATTACCACTATTATTCGTCATGCTTATTATGATGGAATTCATGAATTATTATGGATCTCACTAATTCTTTTCATTGTTTCTAGTATTCTTTGTTGGTTCTTGATTAAAAAAGCACCACAAACAGATATAAAAAAATCATAATTTTCCAAAATAAAAACCTGAGATAATAAATCTCAGGCTTTTTTATTTTCTTAAATCAATCACATTTAAAGCAGGTGTCAATTCACCACGATAAATTCCCGTCATAGTTAATTGCCCATTTGGTTTCACATCAATTTTCATTTTTTCATCCATAAATGTTTTTGAATATGCTTTATAATACATTGGGCCTAATTCTGTTTGGATTTTAGCATTATATTCATGATAATCACTATCTTTATTTACAATTAATAATCTAAATTCTTGGTTTAATGTACATGAAATTGCTTCTTCTGGACGATAGCCAACGCCATCATCAAAATCTAAAAGCACTACAGCATTTGAATCATCAAAATACTTTGCTAAACGATCTTGAGCACTAGCGGTAATTGTTAATTCCATATTATCTTGCCCCTTTCACCTATATTTTATCCTAACTTATTGTGCACAACAAGCAGTTTGATTGTATAAAAAAAGCTATGACATCAAAGTCATAGCCCTTCAATTTCATGATTTATTTTAGTATTTTGATAAATCAACTGGTGTCTTAGGATCTTTACCTTCAATCATCAATAAGTTGTTATCAAAGGCTTGTGTTACCATTTCACGTACAGCATGTGTTGTGTAGAAAGCTGTATGTGGTGTTACTAACACATTGTCACGGTGAATTAAATCATCTAAACGTGCATCTGGAACACCTTTTCTATCCCAATTTGCATTGAAGATACCTACTTCATCTTCATAAGTATCTAATACTGCACCATAAACTTTACCACTATCTAAGCCACGTAATAAAGCATCTGTATCGATTAAATCACCACGTGAAACGTTCATAATAACAACATCGTCTTTCATTTTTGCGATTGAGTCGTCATTAATCATGTGAATGTTTTCAGGTAATGATGGTACATGTAATGAAATTACATCTGCTTGAGCATACAATTCATCTAATGAATCAACATAGTAGCCCTTCTTTTCAACTTCATCATTATGGAATTTATCATAAGCAACAATCTTAGCACCGAATGCTTCAACTAATTCCATAAATACACGACCAATATGTCCTGTACCAATGATACCAAATGTTTGGTCACGAACTTCACGACCAATTGTAGGAGCCCAACGCATATCACCACGAGCCATTTTATCGTCCATACGTTTGTCTTGACGTAAAATACGTGCAGCTTGAACAATAGCATGTTCAGCAATAGCATTTGGTGAATATACTGGAACGTTTGTTAAAGTAAAGCCTAATTCCTTAGCTCTCTTTAAATCAATGTTATCAATTCCAATATTTCTTAATGACCATTTATCAATACCTGCATTGTGTAAAGCTTCAACTGTATCAGCTTTATATGGTAATTGTTGGTATGTAACAACTCCATCTGCACCCTTTGCTAAATCAGCATTTTCAGGTGTTAATAATGCATCTGTATATTCAACTTCAATTTCTGGATGAGCTTCTTTCCATTCTTCAACATATGGAGCTTCATCTTTACGGATACTATATGCAAAAATCTTTGGCATAATAACCCCTCCAATAATTTGTTTTACAGTCTTAATTATACACTGTTCAAAATCATTTACGCAAAAAAAGCAACAATTATATAAATTTTTTTAATCTTATTTCGCTATAAGCAGATTTCTAGACTTTTGTTTAGATAAACAGATATATTTAATTTTAGGAGGTTTGTGACATGGGGAAACTAATTATCTATGCTTTAATTGTTTTTATTGCTACCGCATCAGGTTCTTCAACTGGCTTAGGTGGTGGCGTTGTCATTAAGCCATTATTTGATATTGTAAGTAGTGCACCTACAGCCACTATTAACTTTTATTCATCACTTGCCGTTTTTATCATGGCAATCGTCTCACTGATAAAACAATTAAAGCAAAAATTTAAATTTAATTTCAAATCACTTTTAACAATCTCATTTGGAGCAATCATTGGAGGATTTATTGGTCAAAAACTACTTACCTTTGTTGTTCATTCAATGGCAGCAAATCACGTTAAAGTTCTTCAATCTGCAATGTTATTCGTTATGTTAGTAACTGTACTAATTTATAGTTTTATCAAAAATAAATTGATTAGTTTTCATCTAACAAATATTTTACTGATCTTCATTGTGGGAGTTGGATTAGGAACGTTTTCTGTCTTCTTAGGTATTGGTGGTGGTCCAATCAATGTTGCTTTAACAATGCTACTTTTCTCATTTTCTTTGCGCGAAGCTGCAGTTTATTCTGTAGGAATTATTTTCTTTGCTCAGCTTACTAAAATGGTCACAATTACTTTTAGTGCCGTTAAACCATCAATAAACCTTATGGTAATGATTGCAGTAATAATAGCAGCAATCATTGGTGGATTTGTAGGAACATGGATTAATCGGCATGCATCTTGTAAATTATTAGATGGTATTTATAACATCTTATTATCAGCATTGGTATGTGTTACCTTATTTAACACTTTACACTATGCTGGAATTATTTAGAAAGAGGGATTATTTTGAAAATATTACTTCATATTGATCAAACTGAACGGTGGAATGCTGTTCTAAGTAATTTAAAGAACATGATAAATGCAAAAAAGACTCATCCTGATTTAAAAGTTGAAGTTGTTGTCACTGGTGATGCAATCCAAAATTTAATATTAAACAAAGCCGAAATTGAATTTTGTGAAAATTTAAAAAAAGCAACTGACGCAGATTTTGATATTATGGGTTGTCACAATTCTATGAATCGTTTTAATTTAGCTGAAAAAGATATCTTTTCATTCGTAAAAATTGTTCCTGCAGGCTTACTTGAAATTGCTGAAAAGGAAAATGCTGGTTGGGCATATGTTAAACCTTAAAAAAATAACAAGAGGCATCTAACCTCTTGTTATTTTTTACTTTTATTCACATATAAATATCGCATAAATAATATTAGTAAAGCTACACTGAAGAATAATGTAAGCCACATTGATAACTGCATTCCTGTTACAAGTGATTGTGGAATCTCACTAACTACAATTAACAATGTAACTGAAACAGATCCCCAAATTTGACGTAGAGCATTATTTAATGCTGTTGCGTGACTTATTTCCTGTGGCGCTAAGTCTTTAAATACTTCAGTCATTACTGGAGAAAAGACTAGTGCAACCCCAATCATTTGAACTGTATAGGCAACTACCATCACACTTATTGGCATTGACGCTTGAATTAATGCAAATGGAAGAGTTCCAATGATCATAAAAAAAGCACCGCCAATAACAAGATATTTAGGACCATATTCATCATATAATCTTCCAACAAACGCCGCAGTAAATGCATTTAATGCCGCTCCAGGTAATAAAACTAACCCTGCTTGCATACTTGTTAAGTCTGAAACATCTTGCACAAAAATTGAAATCATTTGTTCAGTTCCAAAAAGAACCATTGAAACTAAAATTGCCACTAATGTCATTAATCTAAAAGATTGAACTTTAAAAATCGAAACTTTTAACATTGGATGTTTTAATTTCAATTGACGTTTAACAAAAAAGTAAATCAAGACTAATCCTACAAATAACATAAGTAATCCTAATTTTAAATTTTGTTGCATCAAAGTCAAACTAGCTAATGCTAATGCAGAACCTGTTAATGAAATAAAAACAGATATAAAATCAATTTTTATATTTCTTGGTTGAGAAAAGTTAGGAAAAACTACAACTCCAATTAACAATATTACAACCATAATAGGTAATACAAGGATAAATAAATAACGCCATCCTAGCCAACTTAAAATAAATCCAGCTAATGTTGGGCCTACAGCAGGGCCAAAATCAACAATTAAACTGGAAATTCCCATTATTGTTCCACGTTTTTCTGGAGGATAGATTGTTATCATTACTGTCATTTGAAATGAAATCAAAATTCCACTCGCAACAGCCTGTATTAGCCTTGCAAGTAACAGCATCCAAAAATTTGAAGCTACACAGCCACATACTGTTCCCATAATAAATAAACTAATTGTTCCTAAAAAAACCTGTCGATTAGTAAATCGTTCATATAGATTTGATGATAAAGGTGTTACAATTCCAATTAATAAAGTATACCCAGTAGTAAGCCATTGAACCATTGTCATTGTTTGACTCATATCATCTTGAATTACGGGTAAAGCAGTAACCATCATCGTCTGGCTCATTAAACAAATAAAATTAGAAATTAACAATATTGCTGAAACAATCAATCGTTTTCTTGAATCGATTGTACTTGTAATATTTTTTTCTGAATTCACAATATCCTCCTTCCACCAATAAATTATTTTAATTAAATATATATATTATATAAGTGATTTTAATCATAATTTATAAAAAATACCGTTTAACTATACACTATTTACTTTAAAACGTAAAGAAAGACTGTGATATCTTTATCACAATCTTTCTCTTTAATTAATTCATATTAACAGCTTTTTGAATTACATTTTCAGGACTATTACCTGTTACTGTATAAACTTTGTTATTTTTTTGCCATGTTAATTGATAATTTCCGGTAGCAATATCAAATGTTCCTGTTCCTCGATTTTGAGGTGCTGGTAGATATGTGCTTTGTAAAGTATTAACAATTTTTTGTGCTGTTGGAATTGGGTTTTGGCCTTCTACGTTTGAAGAACGCACTGTAAATGACCAATTACCTTCATTCCAGTGTAAATACTGTTGCCCAGCTCCTGAATCAATAGTTCCGGTGATTCCATATCCTAAATTAACGGTTGGTAAACCTTGAGTTGATTGACTTGTCCGATAACCTTGATTAGTGATATAACTAACAGCTTGTTCATTAGTACTAAAATCTTGTGTACTTGTTCCATCAGTAGCAACATTATTACTATTGCTGTTTTCTGAATCAGCATTGGCAACAATTGATGAATCTTGCTTAGTTTGTTGTGCGTCTCCATTTTTATTATCAGCCACACTCGTTACACTACTTGAGGCTGTCTTTACTTGACTGCTTTCCGAACTTGATGTCTTTGACTTATGTTGCTTTTTAACCTGCTCTGTTTTTGCATGTGAAGCTTCTTTTTTATTTTGATTTTGATTGTTTGAATTACCACAACCTGCAAGCATCAAGGCCAAAATAGCAATTAAAGATAAACTTGTTCTACTTTTTTTCATTACAATCACCTCTTTTTAATTATAACATTTATTTATTTTCTACTCTTTGATTATTAAAATATTTCAAAATAAAAAATCATTTCTGTGATAACACAGAAATGATTCAGAATTATTAATTAATATGTTTCTTTAAATATTCATATTGCATTGCATCCATTTGTGGTTGCGGATCAACTCCAAGGACAGAAGCAATTTTAAATGCATATGCCATTGCTGTTGCTGGACCTCTACTTGTTATAATTTTCTTTTGATGATCAACAACCACAATATCATCTAAGCGAGTTGCACCTTTAATATCGTTTTCAAATTCAGTTTGAACTCCAGGGAAACATGTATATTGTGCATTATCTAATAATCCAAATCTTGCTAATGCGATTGGACCTGCACACATTGCCGCATTCCATTTCCCTTGAGCATGACGTTTTTGAATCAATTTCATTAATTCATCACTATCACGTAAATTTGCGGCACCCTCTGAACCACCAGGGAAAATTACAATATCGTAATCAAGTAAATCTTCACTCATTACCTTATCACATTTCAATTGAATAGAATGTGCTCCCATTACATCAATATCATAAAGTCCAACCATTTCAACATTAACACCTAGACGACGCAAAGTATCAACAGGCGTTAGTGCTTCAATTTCTTCGCATCCTGGAGCAATCATTACAGCTGCACGTTTCATTGTCTAATCCCCTTTCACTATTTGTTTCTATTATAGCTCACTTGTCTATTTAGCACGAAAAATCGCATTAGAATGATCCCGTGCAAGTTCATCTGATCCTTTTGAACAAATAATACCTTGAATGACAAATAAAATTATTTCAATAACATCAAAAATTAAATTCGATTCACCCAAAAGCAAAACTGCTCCAATAATTACTAGCCAAACTAAGGCAGGAACCATTTTAATACCCACATCATTCATTCTACGTACAAATAATGCTAAACTAGCAACTAAAATCCAGCACATAATGATAATGATAATTATAGAACCAATTGTTCCAATAATATTAATTCCAGAAACAATCATCGATTGATAAAATCCTATAAAAATCGTATATTGAGCAACTAATCCAAGTAACATAGATAGTTGTCCCCACCAATATCCGCTTGAACTTGAGCGACCATTAAAATTAAATAATCCTTTCCAATAATGGCTAAAAGCATCCGTAAAAGATGTTTTTCCTTGCTCATTAATTTTTTTCATCAGAAGTCTTCTCTCTTTATTTAATTGCGCCAGTTGGTATGCATAAAAGTATAATCATAAAGAAATGACATGCAATTGTTGCTACATAAATTAAAGGAAGTGGGAAGAATAAACATAAAACAGAAATTGCAAATGTTAATACAACTAAAATTGTAATTAGTAATGTCTTCATTCCTGCATCACGTAAACGGCGAAAAGCTAAAGCAAATAATGGAATCAACATTACTAAGAAAATTCCGTAAAGGAATGTACTAAAAATAATTCCACTAACACCACCTGCATAGCTATAATTTAATTTTCCAAAAATGAGAAAATCAAGTATAACAACAGCTAAAAATTCAACTAAACCAATCCAGAAACCTTTTCTAGTAGTTTTTCCGTTAAAACTAATAAATCCCTTCCAAAAGTCTAATAAAATATCTTTTACAGAAGTTGTCTTATTTTCATTAATTTGTTTGATTTTCATCTAATCAATTCCTTTCTGTTCTGCTTCAAACTCCGCTTGCTTAATCCATTTACGAAATTCTCCTTGATATAATGCAAATCCAATTGCAAAAGTAATAACATCAGCTACTGGTTGAGCCCAAACAACACCATGAAGTCCAAATAAATGTGCACATACAAGCATTGCAATAAAATAAATTACTCCTTGACGAGATAATGCCATTATAAAAGCACTCCATGCCTTACCTGCAGATTGAAAAACTGTTGTAAAAACTAAAATAGCTCCAATAAATGGAGTAGTACTCAAACATGCACGTGTCATATAAGCCCCAATTGTTATTATCTCAGGTTTATCCATAAAGAATTTAACTAATAGTGGTGCAAATATCATTAAAATTATTGATAACACAACTGAATAAACAATTTCAATCAATAAATCGAAATGTAATGCTTCCTTAAAACGTTTTGCCTTCCGTGCACCATAATTATACCCAATTAAAGGTTGTGCTCCAAATGCAAAACCTACCATTACTAACATTACAATCAAGTATATTTTTTGAGTAATTCCCATTGCCGCCACTTGTGTAGCACCATATTTGGCTAAGAAATTATTTAGTAATGCCATTCCAAAACTTTGCATTAAATTAGTTACTGATCCTGGAATTCCAATGGCAAGAATCTCCTTAAAATCTTTAAATGAGATATGGGCTTCTTTAATATCCATAGTAATATATTTACAATCACGATGTGTGTAATATATTAAAAAGCCAAATTCTAAAGCATAACCAAGGATATTAGCTAATGCAACTCCAGCAGCTCCCCATTTAAAAATAAATAAAAAGATTGGGTCTAATATCAATGCCAATGCCGTACCAAAAACAATTGCTTGCATGCTTTGTTTAGCTAAGCCTTCTGTTCGAATTAGATTTGATGGTGCTAATTCAGCAATTATTAATGGAGCACCTATAACGAAGACACGATAAAATGCAGCTGCGTATGAATAAGTTGCATCTGTAGCTCCTAAAAGATGAAGAATTGGTTTTTCAAAAACTAATAATAAGATAGCAACCACTGCGCCTAAAATTAACGAATAATAGAAGCAAACTGCACTAATTCTGCGACTTAATTCATAATTTTTTTGTCCAAATAGTCTTGAAATTATCGAACTTCCACCTAAACCAAAAATATCACCTAAAGCCATCATAAACATAAACATAGGCGTACAAACTGTAATTCCTGCTACTAAATTAGTATTTCCTGTTTGAGCTACAAAAAAAGTATCTGCCAAACTAAAGATCATACTTGCAAGCATTCCCATAACCACGGGTAATGAAATTTTAAAATACACTTTTTTTATTGGTGCTTTTTCAAATAACTCGTTCATCACATATCCTTTCTACTTATTTTTGTTTCCATGATATAATAATTACTATTATATCACGGCAAATTTATGATTTAGAGGAGATTTTAAAATGGCAATCTATCTTTATGAAGATAAACGTGGCAAAGTTTTATTTTTAGATTGGTATCATAAAATCAAAGAAAAGGACCCAAGTATTTATCGCAAGGTTAATGATATGCTTTCACAAATGGATGCACAAAGTCTTCCATTAACACGCCCTACTGTAAAACGTATGATTTTGCGGTTACCATATCGACATTTATACAAAATTCGTTTAGGAAAATATCGCTTGATGTTTATCGCTGAAGAAGGCGACTACTTTATCATGCATGCTTTTCGAAAAACAACTCAAAAGACACCGGATAAAGAAATTCATCAAGTTGATCGTGAAATTAAACAACATCACTATATTCCATTAAAAAGAAAAATGCTTGAGGAGAAAAACAATGCGTGATATATATTTTCAAAAAATGACACCAAACGGCTATCAACAAATTTTGGATGAAATTGAAGCTCTCAAAAAAGACCGTCCAGCTAAAATTAAACAACTTCAAGAAGCCCGTGCCCTAGGCGATTTATCAGAAAATGCTGAATATAGTGCAGCTAAACGCGATTTACGTCATTTAGAAAGTCGTTTACGTTATTTAAATAAGCAATTACAATATGCTGAAATTGTTAACCCTCAAGATGATAGTAAAGTTGATATTGGTACTACTGTCAAACTTCGTTTTGAAGATGATGACGATATTGAAACTTATCAAATAGTCGGTAAACATGAAGTCAATGTTGATGAACAAAAAATTTCATTTGACTCTCCTATTGGCCGCGCAATTATGAATAAATCAGCTGGTACTACTGTTACTGTTTCTGCACCAGCTTGCTCATATAAAGTTAAAATTATAGAAGTTAAAATATAATAAAAAAAAGAGTTATGAGTAATTCATAACTCTTTTTTATCATTCTAATGATAAGGTTGTTTTTTCATTGACTTTTTTTATTGGCTTTCTTAATAATCTTAATGAATTAATAACAGCAATTAATGTGATTCCAACATCAGCAAATACCGCTTCCCACATTGTTGTTAACCCCCATGCACCTAAAATAAGGAATAACACTTTCATGGTTAAAGAAATAGCAATATTTTGATATACAATTGTTTTAGTTTTACATGCAATTTTAATTAAATTTGGTAAAACAAGGGGATCATCATGAACTAATACTACATCTGCTGCTTCAACAGCTGCATCAGAACCTAAAGCCCCCATTGCTACACCTACATCCGCACTTGCTAAACTTGGAGTATCATTAAGACCATCTCCAACGAAAACTAATTTTTCATCTGGATGCGTTTGTTGAAAATCGCTAATTGCTTTAACTTTATCTTGTGGCATTAAATCAGCCTTCACTTCATTAATACCTATTTTTTTAGCAATCTTCTCACTAATTTTTTTACTATCTCCTGTAAGCATTACAATGTCATCTATTCCTAATTCATATAATCCTTCTACTGCTTGTTTAGAAGTTTTCTTAATGGTATCAGCAACTTCAATAAATCCTAAAAAGCGACCATCTACTGCAACATTAACAACAGTCCCATCTTTACAACATTTTTTGAAATTCTTAACATGATATTTTTTCATCATTTTAGCATTGCCAACCATAACTTCATTCCCATTAATATCAGCTTTAATTCCTAGTCCTGCAACCTCTTTTACACATTTTACTTTGCTATTTAAATGTCCTGGATAACAATTAACAATTGCTTGAGCAATTGGATGTGGTGAATGTTGTTCTACTAATGCTGCTAAATGAAGGATTTTTTCTTCAGAAAATCCTTCTTGTGGTTCAATTTGTACTACTGAAAATTTACCACGTGTTAAAGTTCCAGTTTTATCAAACATTGCTCCCTTTATTTGTGTAAGTGCTTCTAAATAATTGCTTCCTTTTACTAAAGCACCAATTCTGGATGCTGCACCAATCCCACTAAAATAACTTAACGGAACT from Ligilactobacillus cholophilus harbors:
- a CDS encoding Hsp20/alpha crystallin family protein codes for the protein MSNDLIDRFNKLANTNDFFNDFGRSFFNSWNNEIKPLKSDIKETDKEYIIKIDMPGVDKKDIAVNFKDDVLTVDAKRESFSDDSDKKGNMIASERDYGTYSRSYRLPKVDSKQIVAKYTDGVLTITLPKTKEEIDSNHNIDIQ
- a CDS encoding MFS transporter, yielding MQNASKKTSWLVLIAIGMGVLMAMLDVTIVNVALPTIQREFHTNYITTQWVVNAYTSTYAISILLISKLGDMYGKKLFFILSLLIFTTGSLLCSIAPNSLILNISRGIEGVGGAGILGLSMALIGDNYEGAQRAFILGIWGSIVGFGTSIGPLVGGVLVQYFNWRSIFLINIPIGILAILIGIKFITEKHYEVDHHIDILGMILSTSMVFCLVFGLLNKENNINASWLTPNICGWIISRIILLIIFILWEKHYDHPMMNLDLFKNSSFVGSCIAAFTITLGLFSFFTYLTILMQDYMQYSPLEVGLQRLLISAFPLFLGAFVGFLVGKIGSRIVTTGSLLLEALGVLSMNLMLGYHLNWTFLIPAFIFMGLGNAGINPAISNAALLNVEPQNMGMASGINSVCRQFGNCLGIVVLGLIVGDGYHHSILKHLGNTDISQAIIQAGPFSGMEMAKKFHNIPGITTIIRHAYYDGIHELLWISLILFIVSSILCWFLIKKAPQTDIKKS
- a CDS encoding iron-sulfur cluster biosynthesis family protein, with product MELTITASAQDRLAKYFDDSNAVVLLDFDDGVGYRPEEAISCTLNQEFRLLIVNKDSDYHEYNAKIQTELGPMYYKAYSKTFMDEKMKIDVKPNGQLTMTGIYRGELTPALNVIDLRK
- a CDS encoding D-2-hydroxyacid dehydrogenase, which encodes MPKIFAYSIRKDEAPYVEEWKEAHPEIEVEYTDALLTPENADLAKGADGVVTYQQLPYKADTVEALHNAGIDKWSLRNIGIDNIDLKRAKELGFTLTNVPVYSPNAIAEHAIVQAARILRQDKRMDDKMARGDMRWAPTIGREVRDQTFGIIGTGHIGRVFMELVEAFGAKIVAYDKFHNDEVEKKGYYVDSLDELYAQADVISLHVPSLPENIHMINDDSIAKMKDDVVIMNVSRGDLIDTDALLRGLDSGKVYGAVLDTYEDEVGIFNANWDRKGVPDARLDDLIHRDNVLVTPHTAFYTTHAVREMVTQAFDNNLLMIEGKDPKTPVDLSKY
- a CDS encoding sulfite exporter TauE/SafE family protein gives rise to the protein MGKLIIYALIVFIATASGSSTGLGGGVVIKPLFDIVSSAPTATINFYSSLAVFIMAIVSLIKQLKQKFKFNFKSLLTISFGAIIGGFIGQKLLTFVVHSMAANHVKVLQSAMLFVMLVTVLIYSFIKNKLISFHLTNILLIFIVGVGLGTFSVFLGIGGGPINVALTMLLFSFSLREAAVYSVGIIFFAQLTKMVTITFSAVKPSINLMVMIAVIIAAIIGGFVGTWINRHASCKLLDGIYNILLSALVCVTLFNTLHYAGII
- a CDS encoding DsrE family protein, with translation MKILLHIDQTERWNAVLSNLKNMINAKKTHPDLKVEVVVTGDAIQNLILNKAEIEFCENLKKATDADFDIMGCHNSMNRFNLAEKDIFSFVKIVPAGLLEIAEKENAGWAYVKP
- a CDS encoding DHA2 family efflux MFS transporter permease subunit, whose protein sequence is MNSEKNITSTIDSRKRLIVSAILLISNFICLMSQTMMVTALPVIQDDMSQTMTMVQWLTTGYTLLIGIVTPLSSNLYERFTNRQVFLGTISLFIMGTVCGCVASNFWMLLLARLIQAVASGILISFQMTVMITIYPPEKRGTIMGISSLIVDFGPAVGPTLAGFILSWLGWRYLFILVLPIMVVILLIGVVVFPNFSQPRNIKIDFISVFISLTGSALALASLTLMQQNLKLGLLMLFVGLVLIYFFVKRQLKLKHPMLKVSIFKVQSFRLMTLVAILVSMVLFGTEQMISIFVQDVSDLTSMQAGLVLLPGAALNAFTAAFVGRLYDEYGPKYLVIGGAFFMIIGTLPFALIQASMPISVMVVAYTVQMIGVALVFSPVMTEVFKDLAPQEISHATALNNALRQIWGSVSVTLLIVVSEIPQSLVTGMQLSMWLTLFFSVALLILFMRYLYVNKSKK
- a CDS encoding DJ-1 family glyoxalase III, which gives rise to MKRAAVMIAPGCEEIEALTPVDTLRRLGVNVEMVGLYDIDVMGAHSIQLKCDKVMSEDLLDYDIVIFPGGSEGAANLRDSDELMKLIQKRHAQGKWNAAMCAGPIALARFGLLDNAQYTCFPGVQTEFENDIKGATRLDDIVVVDHQKKIITSRGPATAMAYAFKIASVLGVDPQPQMDAMQYEYLKKHIN
- a CDS encoding DUF805 domain-containing protein gives rise to the protein MKKINEQGKTSFTDAFSHYWKGLFNFNGRSSSSGYWWGQLSMLLGLVAQYTIFIGFYQSMIVSGINIIGTIGSIIIIIIMCWILVASLALFVRRMNDVGIKMVPALVWLVIIGAVLLLGESNLIFDVIEIILFVIQGIICSKGSDELARDHSNAIFRAK
- a CDS encoding DUF805 domain-containing protein → MKIKQINENKTTSVKDILLDFWKGFISFNGKTTRKGFWIGLVEFLAVVILDFLIFGKLNYSYAGGVSGIIFSTFLYGIFLVMLIPLFALAFRRLRDAGMKTLLITILVVLTFAISVLCLFFPLPLIYVATIACHFFMIILLCIPTGAIK
- a CDS encoding MATE family efflux transporter; the encoded protein is MNELFEKAPIKKVYFKISLPVVMGMLASMIFSLADTFFVAQTGNTNLVAGITVCTPMFMFMMALGDIFGLGGSSIISRLFGQKNYELSRRISAVCFYYSLILGAVVAILLLVFEKPILHLLGATDATYSYAAAFYRVFVIGAPLIIAELAPSNLIRTEGLAKQSMQAIVFGTALALILDPIFLFIFKWGAAGVALANILGYALEFGFLIYYTHRDCKYITMDIKEAHISFKDFKEILAIGIPGSVTNLMQSFGMALLNNFLAKYGATQVAAMGITQKIYLIVMLVMVGFAFGAQPLIGYNYGARKAKRFKEALHFDLLIEIVYSVVLSIILMIFAPLLVKFFMDKPEIITIGAYMTRACLSTTPFIGAILVFTTVFQSAGKAWSAFIMALSRQGVIYFIAMLVCAHLFGLHGVVWAQPVADVITFAIGFALYQGEFRKWIKQAEFEAEQKGID